The nucleotide window AGACCACCCATTAACTGAGCAGTCTTTCACTATTATGTGAAAAGAATGAAGTTAATCAGCTACGCATTAATTTTGAAATGTCTAAAAAAGGGCATACCTATCCCGTTAGACGCAAAATCAAAAGTAATGACACGTGCAATATACGTAGCTGTATCGATATTTACACTTGTCTCCATAGCTAATTTATTCATTCTTCTCACCTCCGTCCATTGAAATTATTTCAATAGTATCATAATTTGATAAAAAAGAAAATACTCCCAATAGGAACTTATTGTTTTAATTATCGTACAACTAATACATCACATTTTGCGTTACGTACGACATTTTCAGAAACAGAACCTAATAAGAAACGTTCCGCACGGTTTAAGCCCGTTGCCCCAACGATCACAAGATCCGATTCAGATAAACTTGTTAAAATCACTTTTGGCGAACCTTCCTCCACTAGTACTTTAATATTAGTTACACCAGCTTGTTCAGCTTCCTGCTTATATTGATCTAAATGTGCGATAGCTTTTTCCTTTAATTGTTTCGCATATTTCAAATCATATGCCTCTACTGAGCCAAATGAATGTGTATCAATTACGCTTACTAAATGCAATGTAGCCCCTGTAAGTTTGGCAATTCGTACACCACGTTCAAAGGCAATTTTTGCCTTTTCAGAAAAATCAATTGCAACCACAATATTTTTGTAAGTTTCAACCATAACAACCACTCCTTCTCATTAGTATTAGTATAACAAAAATAGATAATATTTTGAAAACTATTTCTCCCACATAGATGGAAGTTAGACGTCCTTCTTTAAAACACGAACTATTTTTTATACTCAGCACGAAAATATTCGTGATATAATATTATCTGAATTTGAATTGGAGGGTTTTTCTGTGGAATTAATTTATACTGGTAAAACGAAAAATGTTTTTAAATTAGAAAATGAGCTGTTTTTATTAAAATTTAAAGATGATGTAACAGGTGAAAACGGGGTATTTGACCCTGGTGCTAACACAGTTGGTTTAACAATTGACGGCGCTGGGTTAGCTGGTCTTAAATTAACAGCCTACTTTTATTCAAAACTAAATGAACGTGGCATTCCTACACACTATGTAGATGCAAACTTTGAGGATGCAACAATGACTGTAAAACCTGCTACTGTTTTTGGTAAAGGTTTAGAAGTAATTTGCCGCTTTAAAGCTGTTGGTTCATTTTTACGTAGATATGGAGCTTATGCTACAGAAGGACAAGATTTAAATGCCTTCGTAGAAGTGACAATTAAGGATGACGAACGCCAAGATCCCCCAATTTCAGAGGATGCATTAGCTATGTTAAACATTTTAACGCATGAAGAATATGCAATTTTAAAAGAGCGTACAATCGAAATTTCAAAATTCGTAGGTGAAGAGTTAGCAAAGAAGGGCTTAACTTTATACGATATTAAATTAGAATTCGGTCGCGACGCAAAAACAGGCGAAATTTTATTAATCGATGAGATTTCTGGTGGCAATATGCGTGCTTATAAAGGCAATACATACATCGAACCTTTAGAATTAGAAAAAATTATGTTAGCTGAATAAAGCAGTAAATTATATTTAACTTAAAGCATGGGACTCTATTTCCATGCTTTTTTTATACCACCTCTTTCCTTTTGATACTTAACGTGCTATACTTACTTTCGTACTTCGACGCGTTGAAGCGCGAAATTGATTAAAGGAGTTTTGATTTGTGATTATCAAACAGCAGCTAAAACCACATCTTTTAGAAGCATTATTCATCATGCTTTTGATTATTTCTATTATTTCTTATTCAATCATTCAGTTAGAAAGTGTGCCCCATATTCCTATTTTAATCTCGATTTGTTTACTCATTTTATATGGCGTAATAAAAAAAGTACCATACCAATCGTTGGAAAAAAGTATGGTAAGCTCAGTCTCAACAAGTATTAGTGCCATTTATATCTTTTTATTAATCGGCATTTTAATTAGTAGCTGGCTCATCAGTGGAACGATTCCTACTTTACTGTACATTGGATTTTCTATCGTTTCCGCAAGCTTTTTTTATGCCATTGTCTTTATTATTACAAGTATTATCGGAACTGCAATTGGAAGCTCCTTGACAACAGTAGCTACGGTTGGAGTAGCAATGATTGGGGTGGCAACTTCTATTGAGGCATCCATTTTCATTACTGCAGGGGCGATTGTTTCCGGGGCATTTTTTGGCGATAAGATGTCACCACTTTCCGATACTACGAATTTAGCCTCATCAATTGTTGGGATTGATTTATTTACCCACATTAGAAATATGATGTTTACAACTGTGCCAGTGTTTATTTTATCATTGATTGGCTATGCAATTCTTTCTCCAAGTAGTGAAACGATCGACGGACAATTAATTACACAGTACAAAGAAACACTAATAGCTACTAATCTCGTGCAATGGTATGCAATCATCCCACTCTTCCTATTAATCCTTTGTACTGTATTGAAAGTCCCGAGTATGGCAACATTAGCAATAAGTGCAATGAGCGGAATTATCCTTTCATATTTCCATAGTTCAATATCTTTACAGCAATTATTTATGATTTTATATGAGGGCTTTACATTAAATACTGGGGTCGAAGCAATCGATTCATTATTGTCCCGCGGCGGTATGAATAGTATGCTGTTTACAATCATTTTAATTGTGCTGTCATTATCTATGGGTGGCTTATTGTTTGCTTTGGGGATTATACAAACATTACTGCAATCCATACAAACGTTGCTTACATCAATTGGTAAAGTTATTACTGGCTCAGCTTTAACTGCCATTTTTATTAATATTGTTATCGGTGAACAGTATTTATCTCTTTTATTAACAGGAGAGGCTTATAAAGAAAAATTCAAAAGTATGAAGCTTCATCCTAAAAATTTGGCACGGGTAATTGAAGATGCAGGTACTGTTATTAATCCACTTGTTCCTTGGAGTGTTTGTGGGTTATTTATTGCTTCTACACTTGAAGTTAGTGTCATAGATTATTTACCCTTTGCCTTTTTCTGTTTACTAAGCCCAATTATGACGATTCTATTTGGATGGTTAAATATTACTATAACAAAAGAAACGCACTAGCTTGTATTGCTAGTGCGTTTTATTCAGTCATCCTTATTACCATTTAAACTTCTAAAAACGATTTTAGCTCAGACATTTTGCGCTGTGCTTGTTCATAGCCCATTTCGTAATTCGCTCGCATTTGGTCTGTTTTACTTTCGAAACTTTTTAGAGCATGGTCAGGCTTTAAAATAAATGCCTTTTCCTGCTGTTCAAGCTCCCCTATTTGATGAAGCGTTTTGTTGTACATCTCTGCGCGATTGTTCATTGCTGCAGCAAGTCTTGGATAGCGTTTTTTAAATAGCTTTGTCATCCATGTACTTGATTTAGATGTTTGCTTTAAGTAGCCTGGCTCTCTTGTCAACACGAGAATATGCTTATCGAACCCCTTTTCAAGAGCACGATTAATCGGAATAGAATCAGATAACCCACCATCATAGTACGGGGCATTCCCAATCTTTATTTCAGGAAACAAAATAGGTATAGCACATGTCGCTTGTAAAATATCACACGTTTTTGTCATGTTATGTGCACTTTTATATTCGACTTTTCCTGTATAAGCATTTGTTAATCCAAATTCCACTTCACCTGGATATTTATAAAAATGTTCCCAATCAAACAGATCTAATTCATTTGGTACAATATTGTACGCAAAATCTAATCCGAATAAACTTTTTTCTCTTAAAAAATTTCGCGCTCCCATATAGCGAGGGTCATTGCGATATGTTGTTAATACACGAATCGTACGCTCAGGCTGATTTGACATATAGGAAACGGCATTAATTGCACCAGCAGAAATAGCCGCTATGTATGGCATGACAATTTGTTCTTCCATGAAAGCATCTAAAACACCAGCAGTAAATACTGTTCGGAATGTACCTCCTTCAAGTATTAAACTACAATCCTTCACTTCCTTCATGCTTATCACACTCTTTCGTTTTAAAATATATAAATTATATTATAACTCTTTCAATTTCATTACGTAATATTCATAAATTATTTTTATATTTTCTGTTCAACAGAATTACTTCCTAAATATTCTGAAATATGTTATCATTTACTTCGAATATCGGAATATTAGGAGGTTATGCCATGTCATCTGTAAAACGTAGTGAAGTACCTGTACAAGAAACTTGGAATTTAGAGGATCTATTTCTAACAGAAGAAGCCTATTTAGCTGCTATAGGAAATTTAAAGCATGCTGTTGAGGATGCTGTTTCAGCTTTAACTGGGAATATTACAAATGCCCAACAAGTAGTAGAAGCCATTGCTACAACTGAAAAAATTCAAGAGCAATTAGTTCCTATCGGCACTTATGCTAGCCTTTCACACAGTGTCGAACAAACAAATACAGATAATCAAATGCGTTCTGCGCAGTTTGGTTCCGTTGCCGCAATGATTGCAACAAAATTATCCTTTGTAAAAAGTGACTTACTTGCATTAGACGAGGCCATTTTAGAAGAAGCAAAGCGATTAAATCCTGACTACGCAAATTACATTGATAAATTACTTATTCAAAAACCATATCAGCTACATCCAGAAGCTGAAAAAGCTTTAGCGTCATTCGGTGCAACATTCAACGCTCCTTATGAGTTATATAATACGACTAAGCTTGTGGATATGAAATTCCCTGACTTTGAAGTAAATGGCGAAAGTTTCCCGATGAGCTATAACTTATTTGAAGGGGACTGGGAGTTAGAAAGTGATGCTGATAAACGCCGCGCTGCATTTGATGCATTCTCAGCGAAATTAAAGGAATACCAGCATACGACTGCAAAAGCGTATAACACCCATTTAAAAATTGAAAAAACAGATGCGGATTTAAGAGGATATAACTCGATTTATGATGCATTATTACAACCTCAACAAGTTGACCGTTCTCTTTATGATCGTCAGATTGACTTAATTATGTCAGAGCTTGCACCACATATGCGCCGCTATGCGAAGCTTTTACAAAAGACACATGAATTAGATAAAATGACATTTGCAGATTTAAAAATTTCACTCGATCCATCATATGAACCTACAATAACAGTAGAACAATCACGCGCATACATGAAGGATGGCTTAGCAGTAATGGGCGAAGATTACGGTAAAATGTTGGACCGATCTTTTGACGAGCGATGGATTGACTTTGCACAAAATGCCGGAAAATCTACAGGTGCTTTTTGTTCGAGCCCATATGGTGTGCACCCATACGTTTTAATTTCTTGGACTAGCCGTATGAATGAAGTGTTCGTATTAGCCCACGAGCTAGGTCATGCAGGCCACTTCTATTTAGCAAATGAAGCGCAAAACGTTTATAACGCGCGCCCTTCTTTATACTTTATAGAAGCACCATCGACAATGAATGAAATGTTAATGGCAAACCATTTACTAAAAAATTCGACGGATGCCCGCTTTAAACGTTGGGTTATTTCGACAATTATTAGCCGCACATACTACCATAATTTTGTAACGCATTTATTAGAGGCTGCTTATCAGCGCAAAGTATATGACATTATTGATGCAGGTGGTAATGTCAATGCACCAAAGCTTAATGAATTAAAACGTGAGGTACTAGAGCAATTCTGGGGAGATACAGTTGAAATTAATGCCGGTGCGGAATTAACGTGGATGCGCCAACCACACTATTATATGGGCTTATATCCATATACGTACTCAGCTGGTTTAACAATTTCAACGCAAGTTTCCCAGCGCATTCTTAATGGCGACGAAAATGCTGTCGCAGAATGGATTGACGTATTAAAGGCTGGAGGTACTAAAACACCAGTTGAATTAGCAAAAATGGCTGGCGTCGATATTACAACTGAAAAGCCTTTACGCGATACAATTGCCTTTATCGGTGACTTAATCGAGCAATTAGAAAAATTAACAGAAGAAATCGCATACGTATAGTACAATTGAGGCTGGGACAAAATCAAAACATCATTTTTCTCGAGTGAGAAAAATGATGTTTTTTGTAATTGTTGTGGGGACGCTTTCCGTGGGCGTGGCCTGCAGGCGTCACGCCATTCCCCAGGAGTAGCCCCTCCACTACAACCAATTTATTAAGTATCCAATTTTCAATACTGTATTTTATCGTAAATAGAGAAATTTTCACTTCTGTCCCAGTCTCTTCTTTTATCTTACCTTTTTAAATGGCTAACGTTTGTTGCACGACATCTACTTGTTGGAATAATTCTGATACACCTGTTTCAATCGCAGCAGATCCAACAGCTTTTGCTACAACACCTGCTACACGCTCATCCATTGAACTCGGTACAATAAAGTCCTCGTTTAATTCTTCATCAGTAACTAGTGAAGCAATCGCTTCAACCGCCGCCAATTTCATTGCTTCATTAATATCCGTTGCACGCACGTCTAGTGCACCACGGAAAATCCCCGGAAATGCAAGCATATTATTGATTTGGTTTGCATGATCCGAGCGACCAGTCCCAATAATGCGTACACCCCACTTTTTAGCATTTTCTGGAGTAATTTCTGGGTCAGGATTTGCTAACGCGAAAACAATGGAATCTGAAGCCATTGATTCAATATGTGTTTGCGTTAAAATATTGGCTGCTGAAACGCCAATAAACACATCTGCCCCTATTAATGCTTCGTCTAAATTTCCACGTAGCTGATACGGATTTGTTAAATGTGCTACTTGCTCTTTTATTGGGTTCATGCCTTCTTTTCGCCCTGTATAAATAATTCCTTTTGTATCACACATAATAACATTCGTATAACCCATTTGAATTAATATACGTAAGATTGCAATTCCAGCAGCCCCCGCCCCATTAATGACAACTTTCATTTTCCCTACTTCCTTTTTTACTAGTTTATTAGCGTTAATTAAACCTGCTCCTACAACGATTGCCGTACCATGCTGATCATCATGGAAAACAGGAATATTACATTCCGCACGTAATCGATCTTCTATTTCAAAGCATCGAGGCGCTGAAATATCTTCTAAGTTAATACCACCGTATGTAGGTGAAATCGCCTTTACTACTTGTACAATTTCGTCCACATCTTTCGTCGCTAAACAAACCGGAACTGCATCAACATTTGCAAAGCGCTTTAGTAATAATGCTTTCCCTTCCATTACAGGTAGGGCTGCTTCAGGGCCAATATCGCCTAAACCAAGCACAGCTGTTCCATCTGTTACAATTGCAACTAGATTCCCTTTCATTGTATAGTCATATACCGTTGATGGATTTTTTTCAATTTCTAAACAAGGTGCCGCTACCCCTGGAGAATAAGCTAAGCTTAAATCGTACTTATCTTGTACAGGTACTTTAGCACGTATTTCCATTTTCCCACCAAAGTGCTCGTGCATTTCCAATGATTTTTTCATTAAATCCAAAATAACCCACTCCTTAAAATTTTTAGAATTTTCTTTATATTTATGTATGTTATTCATTTCTAATTCGTTTGTCAAGGATAACATTGAAGCAAACGAAAAAACCAATAATAACGATAACAAACCCTTATATACCAACGTTTTATACCAATAAAAACAAAAAATCCAACATGTGAAAACTTACACAATAAATTATTTTAATATATCACTAAAGGAGAGCGATTATTTTATAATGCTAGCTTTATCAGACTAAAGTATGTGATTTTTTACACGAAACATTTTTGTAGTTGTAATATGAAAAATTTCACAAACTTTCATATTAACAATAAAATAAATTTTAAAGTACTTTTTTTACCACAAGTACATCCTATATTTGTTAAACTATTACATACTGGAGGGAGCGATATGACAGAGAAGCAGAATAATGAAGAATTAACCGAAGAAGAATTTCTGCAGTTAGTATTAGATGAGCAAGAAAAAGCATTGGCAAAAGCTCGTGAGGAACGCTTAAATCCAACACGTAATAAGAGAAAAAAGCCAAAGCCTATTATTCGAATTATTGTCTGGTCAATGGCATTCGCATTAATCTTTAATACATTTGCATTAATTATGAATATGTACTCCATTCCTGCCATTGAATTTTTAAAGGTATCTACCCAACTCTCTAAACAAGATAATATCCAGCAATATAAAAAAGCTGTAGTTACAATTGATACACAATCGAGTAAAGGGACTGGCTTTACTGTATCAGAAGATGGCTATATTTTAACGAATGAGCATGTCATTGATGACGCTTTATCTATAACAGTTATCTTCCCCGATGAAAGCTTATATGAAGCTGAACTAATTAAAGCATATGAAGAGTATGATCTTGCTTTACTAAAAATTGCAGGCGACGACTTGCCTTTTTTAAACTTAGCATCTACAAGTAATTACACGGAGCAGGAGCACGTTTACTTTATTGGAAATCCCCTTTATTTTAGCGGGATTGCCAATGAAGGAGAGGTTATTGGACCTACAGAAGGCTCTTCAATTTCAGGTGAGGTTATAATGATGAATGCTCCTGTCTATCGCGGAAATAGTGGAAGTCCTGTTATTAATGATACCGGAGCTGTAATTGGCGTTGTTTTCGCCACTGGGAAACGTGATCCTCACGGCAAAGTTGGACTGTTTATTCCAATCGAACGGGTACATGAAAATTTCAAAGAATTTTTATAAGAAGAGGGAAGGCGAAAATACGCCTTCCCTCTTGACCTTTTACAAATATAAATTATACAGCTTCTCTCTTTCCAAAAATTAGTTTTAATAGCGGTGGTGTAACGATTGTCGTTACGATAATGACAATAATCATTGATGTATAGTAATTAGAAGGGAGTAATCCACTTTCTAATCCCATCGCTGCTAAAATTAGCGCTACTTCTCCTCTTGAAATCATTCCAGCACCAACGCCCATCGAGGATCTTGTATTAAATCCAGCTACCTTTGCCCCTATGCCCGATCCTACGAATTTCGATAAAATCGCAACTACTGAAAACAGCAGAATAAATCCAATTTGATTTCCAATCCCGTCGAATGAAACGGCTAATCCAATACTGACGAAGAAGAATGGAACGAAAATACCATATGCAATTGGCTCCACCTTATGTTCAATTTCTTTTTTATAATCAGTTTGTGCAATCGCAATTCCGGCAAAAAACGCACCGATAATTCCTGCAATTCCTAAAACTTCTGCAAAGTATGATAAACCAAAACATATTATCAAACCTGCACTTAAAATTGATTCAGTAACTTTAAATTTCTTAAATATGCGAATAAAGTGTGGAATAAACCATTTTGCTAATAAAATTAACACAACAAAGAATAAGACTTTTTTACCAATCAACAGCCCAATATTCGTATCAGAACCTGCGAAGAAACTCATGGCAATTGCGATTAAAATAACTACAACAATATCATCAATTACTGCAGCACCTAATAATGTAGAACCCTCTTTACTATTTAACCAACCTAATTCTCGTAAAGCTTGGACCGAAATACTTACAGAAGTAGCTGATAATAAAAGTCCAATAAAGATTGATTCACCTGTGGACATACCATAATATTGCGCACCAGCAAATCCCAATACAATTGGAAGAATGATTCCACCTAATGCAACATAAATTGCTGCCTTTTTATTTTTATTCATTTCTTGTAGATCTGTTTCAAGACCTGCTAAAAACATTAGTAGTAAAACCCCAATTTGACTAAAAACGGCTAATAATTCGGTATCGTGTATCCAACCTAATAATGCTGGACCTAAAATAATACCAACAATAATTTTACCTAAAACAGAAGGTTGCCCCAATCTTGCAGAAATATGTCCCGCTAATTTAGTAGCAAATAAAACTAGAACTATTTGTAAAATAAACATAAATTTCCCCTTTCAACATAAAAAAGACCAGGAGGTGCCGTAGTTGACTACGGCTCCACCTGGTCTTGCATGTTATTTAATGTTTGTAAGATTATTATACTACATTTTTATTCTTAATACAAATGTATCTTTCTTCCCACTAAAAAGTTAACTATAATCATAAAAACGACTTCTCGAAAAAATTCGAGAGCCGTTTAATTATTAAAAGATTAAGCTGAATAAGAAATAGAATAGTCCAGCCATTACTGCGGAAATTGGTAATGTAATAAACCATGTAATTACGATTTTTCGTGCCATACCCCATTTAACGCCTTTAACACGTTGAGCAGCACCAACACCCATTATTGCAGATGAGATAACATGTGTTGTTGAAACTGGTAATGCAATAACTGTCGCACCGAAGATAATAGAAGCTGAAGTTAAGTCTGCAGCTACACCGTTAACAGGGCGAATTTTCATAATTTTTCCACCAACAGTTTTGATGATTTTATAACCACCAACAGAGGTACCTAGACCCATTGCTAATGCACAGGCAAAACGTACCCAGTCTTGTACTTCATCTGTTGACTGCCAGTTTGCAGCGATTAAAGCCATTGTAATGATACCCATCGCCTTTTGCGCATCATTTGTACCGTGTGTGAACGACTGTAATGCCGCTGTACCGATTTGTGTCAAACGAAATGCTTTTGTTGTTGTATACAATGGTGAACGCTGGAAAATAAATTTAAAAATTTTCATAACAATAAAACCAAGAGTTAATGCTAAAATTGGTGAAATAATTAACGCCTGTAAAATTTTAAAGAATCCAGTGTAGTTTAAAATATCAAAGCCTGCTGACGCTACAGCTGCACCAGCAATCGAACCAATTAATGTATGGGATGAACTTGAAGGAATTCCAAAATACCAAGTTAATAGATTCCAAGTAATTGCAGAACTTAATGCTGCTAAAATTACAACTGATCCCGTAACATCCCCTTCAAATGCGTTTAATGAGAATGGGTCAACAATTCCTGATGCTACAGCCTTCGCAACACCTACGAATGTCATAGCCCCGATAAAGTTCATGACCGCTGCCATCAATACAGCTACACGTGGCTTTAATGCACGTGTTGATACAGAAGTTGCAATTGCATTTGCTGTATCGTGGAAGCCGTTAATAAAGTCGAATGCTAACGCAAAGATGACAACGAGTACGGTAATTATTAATAACGTATCCATAGTTTACTCCCTCGATATTATGCGTTACGCATAATGATTGATTCAATTGTGTTCGCCACATTTTGGCAAAAATCCGCAATTTCTTCTAACTGCTCATATAAATCTTTAAACATGATTAAGCGGATAGGATCTTTTTCCGTTTGGAATAATTCTGTAATCGACTTACGGAAAATTTCATCGCACTCACGCTCATAATCTTTAATTAAAATTGCATGTTGACGCATACCAATTAAGTCTTTTTTATTTAATAACTCCATTGCCTTTACTGCTTCATCTGAAGATTTTGCAATATAATCTACAAAGTCACGCATATATTGATTCACTTCTGTAAATGAATACATTTCGAAATGGGCAATTGTATTTTCAATTCCATCTAAAATATCATCCAACTTAATTGCTAGAGCTAAAATATCTTCACGTTCAATTGGTGTCATGAATGAATCGTTTAGCTTCACGATTAATTCATGAATAAGCTTGTCCCCTGCTGTTTCATAAGATTTCATTTTAATTTGAATTTGTTTTAAATCTGCTACGTTTGTAATTGTTGATTCTTTTGCATAATTTGCACCTTGTTGTACATTTTTTGCAATATTTAATAATCCTTCAAAAAATGGATCTGGTTTTTTTGAGTTGAACATGGATGTAAATCCCCCTAAAAATTAAGTTTGTAAATTTAAGCCTAGGTTATCATACCACCGACTTTTCAATATCTTCAACATTTAATAAATTTCTTAACAAAACCTTTACAAAGATAATAAAAGTAGTATTTTTTAAAATACAAATTTCAACCGGAATTCGAAACGAAATATTCTGAAATTAAATAAAAAACAATAATTTATTGCGAATTTCTTACTTTTTTCGACAAAATCCAACAGAAACCTATGTGACATTATTAGTATACCCCAATTCAAAAGCTTTCAATTGTAAAGGAATTGTAAAGGTGAATGTATATTTTTTTAACAATAATAAAAGAGATTCTCTTTCAATCAAATAAAAGAAAATCTCTAATTTTTTTCTTATTATTTATTTAGTACAGATGAAATAATATGTTGTGAATCCCATTCACCTAATGAAAATCTAGTAATCGGGTAGTTTCTCGCAAAAATTTGTTGCTTAATTTCTTTAATAGATAACCCTTCCTCACTCATCATTTGTATGCGATCACTAATTTCTAGTAAGTACTCCAACTTCAATTTTAGCGCTTGTTTCCCATTTTTCACATATCCAGCATGATTACAAAACAATTCTTCAAAATTGTATGTAAGGACTTTTTCAATGGAGGATATAATTTGTGGAATACTCTCTTCTTTTAAAACAACTTTTGTTTTTGGCGATACAAATAAATCCCCAGAAAATAATTGACCTGTTGTCTCATTATAAAATGCAAGATGATCATTTGTATGTCCAGGTGTTTCAATCACAGTCCATTTCGAAGTTCGAGATGTAAAGTATGCATTAATTGGTTGAGCCGAAAATGCAGGTCGGCTTCCCCAAAAGAATTTTCGATACAATGGATATTTCGCTTTTTTTGTACATTCTTCTAGTCTTTTTTCACTCATATAAACAGGTAAATTATATTCTTTTTGCAAATACGAGGCACAGCCCGAATGATCTTCATGGTAATGTGTTAGCATAATTTGATCGACATCCATTTGTTGAAAAAATGGCTTAAATTGCTGCTGGAGTGAAGTCGCTCCCGTATCAATTAGTACTCCATCCACTTCAAAGCAATGTACATTTAAGTGAATCGCTTGAAATTGAATCGAGCCATTTACCATGCGCACCCCGGATCCTTCACTTTGTTCGAACTTTTTCTTGAAAATCACCAATTTTCACTCCTTCAAACGATAAATTTCTATATTTTTACTTTAGCATATCATTTGTAAATTTGCGCCCAATTTCATACAAACATTATGTAAACATGCTTCTTCAAAATTATAGAAAAAGAGCCACTTTGTAAGTTTCACTTACAAAGCAGCTCCTCAAACTAACTATAAATTTTCGCCAGTTTCAATTGTATGATGCTGGATCCAATCACTGTATCCACCCATATAAATTTTAATATTTTTATAACCTGCTTCGACAAGGACTGAATATACAGGTGTCGCCGTAACACCAGAACCACAGTAAACAACAATCTCATCTTCCTTACTCACCTTTTCAAGCAATGAAGAGGTAATTAC belongs to Solibacillus sp. FSL R7-0682 and includes:
- a CDS encoding cation:proton antiporter, with product MFILQIVLVLFATKLAGHISARLGQPSVLGKIIVGIILGPALLGWIHDTELLAVFSQIGVLLLMFLAGLETDLQEMNKNKKAAIYVALGGIILPIVLGFAGAQYYGMSTGESIFIGLLLSATSVSISVQALRELGWLNSKEGSTLLGAAVIDDIVVVILIAIAMSFFAGSDTNIGLLIGKKVLFFVVLILLAKWFIPHFIRIFKKFKVTESILSAGLIICFGLSYFAEVLGIAGIIGAFFAGIAIAQTDYKKEIEHKVEPIAYGIFVPFFFVSIGLAVSFDGIGNQIGFILLFSVVAILSKFVGSGIGAKVAGFNTRSSMGVGAGMISRGEVALILAAMGLESGLLPSNYYTSMIIVIIVTTIVTPPLLKLIFGKREAV
- a CDS encoding inorganic phosphate transporter; translated protein: MDTLLIITVLVVIFALAFDFINGFHDTANAIATSVSTRALKPRVAVLMAAVMNFIGAMTFVGVAKAVASGIVDPFSLNAFEGDVTGSVVILAALSSAITWNLLTWYFGIPSSSSHTLIGSIAGAAVASAGFDILNYTGFFKILQALIISPILALTLGFIVMKIFKFIFQRSPLYTTTKAFRLTQIGTAALQSFTHGTNDAQKAMGIITMALIAANWQSTDEVQDWVRFACALAMGLGTSVGGYKIIKTVGGKIMKIRPVNGVAADLTSASIIFGATVIALPVSTTHVISSAIMGVGAAQRVKGVKWGMARKIVITWFITLPISAVMAGLFYFLFSLIF
- a CDS encoding DUF47 domain-containing protein, with translation MFNSKKPDPFFEGLLNIAKNVQQGANYAKESTITNVADLKQIQIKMKSYETAGDKLIHELIVKLNDSFMTPIEREDILALAIKLDDILDGIENTIAHFEMYSFTEVNQYMRDFVDYIAKSSDEAVKAMELLNKKDLIGMRQHAILIKDYERECDEIFRKSITELFQTEKDPIRLIMFKDLYEQLEEIADFCQNVANTIESIIMRNA
- a CDS encoding MBL fold metallo-hydrolase, producing the protein MIFKKKFEQSEGSGVRMVNGSIQFQAIHLNVHCFEVDGVLIDTGATSLQQQFKPFFQQMDVDQIMLTHYHEDHSGCASYLQKEYNLPVYMSEKRLEECTKKAKYPLYRKFFWGSRPAFSAQPINAYFTSRTSKWTVIETPGHTNDHLAFYNETTGQLFSGDLFVSPKTKVVLKEESIPQIISSIEKVLTYNFEELFCNHAGYVKNGKQALKLKLEYLLEISDRIQMMSEEGLSIKEIKQQIFARNYPITRFSLGEWDSQHIISSVLNK